One window from the genome of Salvia miltiorrhiza cultivar Shanhuang (shh) chromosome 7, IMPLAD_Smil_shh, whole genome shotgun sequence encodes:
- the LOC130995433 gene encoding hydroxyacylglutathione hydrolase cytoplasmic translates to MQILHIPCLEDNYSYMIIDEPTKEAAVVDPVEPHKILRVAQENGVHLKLVLTTHHHWDHAGGNEKMKQLVPDIKIFGGSLDNVQACTNKLDNGDKLSLGAEISILSLHTPCHTKGHISYYVTGKDGDEPAVFTGDTLFIAGCGKFFEGTAEQMYQSLCTTLGSLPKPTRVYCGHEYTMKNLQFASTVEPDNVSISQKLSWAEQKRKTGLPTVPSTIKEEFETNPFMRVDLPEIQEKVGCKSAVEALRKIRQLKDEWRG, encoded by the exons ATGCAGATCCTTCACATCCCATGCTTGGAAGATAACTACTCTTACAT GATTATTGATGAGCCCACGAAAGAAGCAGCGGTAGTAGACCCCGTCGAGCCTCACAAGATTCTTAGGGTAGCTCAAGAAAACGGGGTTCACCTCAAGCTTGTCCTCACCACCCACCACCACtg GGATCATGCTGGTGGCAATGAAAAGATGAAGCAGTTGGTGCCGGATATCAAAATCTTTGGGGGTTCCCTTGATAATGTGCAGGCCTGCACTAACAAACTTGATAATGGGGATAAGTTATCTCTTGGGGCTGAGATCAGTATATTGTCTCTCCATACACCATG CCATACCAAGGGTCATATAAGTTACTACGTCACGGGCAAAGATGGAGATGAGCCTGCTGTTTTTACTGGTGATACCTTG TTCATTGCTGGCTGTGGAAAGTTTTTTGAAGGCACAGCAGAACAGATGTATCAGTCATTATGTACTACCCTTGGTTCTTTGCCAAAGCCAACTCGAGTATATTGTGGTCATGAG TATACAATGAAGAACTTGCAGTTTGCCTCGACTGTGGAGCCAGATAATGTAAGCATATCACAAAAATTATCATGGGCTGAGCAGAAGAGAAAGACCGGTCTTCCAACTGTACCCTCAACCATCAAGGAAGAATTCGAGACTAATCCATTCATGCGTGTTGATCTGCCCGAGATTCAG GAGAAAGTTGGGTGCAAGTCAGCTGTTGAAGCGCTACGGAAGATACGACAGCTAAAGGATGAGTGGAGAGGATGA
- the LOC130995436 gene encoding gluconokinase, whose protein sequence is MASDKGKAIVVMGVSGAGKSTIGAMLAQVMNARFLDADDYHPQSNKDKMKGGIPLSDEDRIPWLETLRDALRVSLENGETAILGCSALKKHYREILRCADAEYVGGAASCGVRFVLLSVDAEVLAARLEKREAHFMPPTLLTSQLDLLHIDESEGILKVDASLHPHQTLKAIQALLLHQS, encoded by the exons ATGGCATCCGATAAAG GCAAAGCTATAGTGGTTATGGGAGTGAGTGGTGCTGGAAAATC AACTATTGGGGCGATGCTGGCACAAGTGATGAATGCCCGTTTTCTTGATGCTGATGACTACCACCCACAGTCGAACAAAG ACAAGATGAAGGGCGGGATCCCTCTTTCAGACGAAGATCGCATCCCATGGCTTGAAACTCTACGCGATGCCTTAAGAGTAAGCTTGGAAAATGGGGAAACTGCCATTCTTGGATGTTCAGCTCTGAAGAAGCACTACAGAGAAATTCTTCGATGTGCAGATGCAGAGTATGTAGGTGGAGCAGCTTCATGTGGTGTGAGGTTTGTATTATTGAGTGTGGATGCAGAGGTTCTTGCTGCTCGATTGGAGAAGAGAGAAGCACATTTCATGCCGCCCACGCTCTTGACATCGCAACTGGATTTGCTACACATAGATGAGTCAGAAGGAATACTCAAAGTTGACGCTTCACTCCATCCTCACCAAACTTTGAAAGCCATACAAGCTTTGCTTCTTCATCAATCATAA
- the LOC130995434 gene encoding eukaryotic translation initiation factor 3 subunit A-like, translated as MATFARPENALKRAEELINVGQKQEALEALHSFITSRRYRAWTRTHEKIMFKYVELCVDMRRGRHAKDGLIQYRGICQQVNITSLEEVIKHFMQLATEKAELARNQAQALEEALDVDDLEADKRPEDLLLSYVSGEKGKDRSDRELVTPWFKFLWETYRSVLEILRNNSRLEALYAMTAHRAFQFCKQYKRTTEFRRLCEIIRNHLANLNKYRDQRDRPDLTVAESLQLYLDTRFEQLKVATELELWQEAFRSIEDIFGLMCMVKKTPKSSLMVVYYSKLSEIFWMSSNHLYHAYAWLKLFSLQKGFNKNLNHKDLQMIASSAVLAALSVTPYDRSYGASHLELGNEKERNFRVANLIAFDVESKPENREVLSRSSLLLDLVAKGVMNCVTQEVKDLYHILEHEFLPLHLALQVQPLLTKISKLGGKLASASSVPEVHLSQYVPSLEKLAALRLLQRVSQVYQTMTIDNLSKIIPFFDFPMVEKISVDAVKNNFLSMKVNYRKGAIFFGNKSLESEGLQDHLSTLAESLSKSRVMIYPPGKGTPKLGETLSDLVEVVEKEHKRLLARKSIIEKRKEEQERQLLEMEREEEAKRLKLQKITEEAEQKRLAIEFEQMKNQRIRREIEERELEEAQALLQEAEKRSKKKGKKPVLEGEKLTKQTLMELAVSEQLREKQEMEKRLQKFGKTMDYLERAKREEAAPLIEATFQKRLEDEKVHHELEQQREVDLSRQRHAGDLEEKRRLGRILENKNIFQERVLNCRKAERDRVRQEREETISNIIQSRKEERETKRKIIYFLRTEEERQRRMREEEEARKLEEMERRKKEEAERKAKLDEIAEKQRQRERELEEKERQRREEILGRSAAAVLPKTDLSATRPVEAPPTAVSAAAAATPAPAKFVPRFRRVAAEGGGQAPPPATDKWSSGSRMEPPAGDRWRDDRRPAAAAGARTWLSSREQERKR; from the exons ATGGCTACATTTGCCAGACCTGAGAATGCCTTAAAGCGAGCTGAAG AGTTGATCAATGTTGGTCAAAAGCAAGAAGCACTTGAGGCTCTTCATAGTTTTATTACCTCGAGGAGGTATAGAGCCTGGACAAGAACACACGAAAAAATAATGTTCAAGTATGTGGAGCTGTGTGTTGACATGAGGAGGGGAAGACATGCCAAGGATGGCCTTATCCAATACCGTGGTATCTGCCAACAGGTCAACATAACTTCATTGGAGGAAGTGATAAAGCATTTCATGCAGTTGGCCACCGAGAAAGCTGAGCTTGCACGTAACCAAGCACAGGCCTTGGAAGAGGCTCTGGACGTAGATGACTTAGAAGCAGATAAAAGGCCTGAAGATCTGCTTCTGAGCTATGTTAGCGGGGAAAAGGGAAAGGATAGATCAGATCGGGAGCTTGTCACCCCCTGGTTTAAGTTCTTGTGGGAGACTTATAGAAGTGTTCTTGAAATATTACGCAACAACTCAAGATTGGAAGCCCTGTATGCT ATGACTGCACATCGTGCCTTCCAATTTTGCAAACAATACAAACGGACTACTGAGTTTCGGAGATTATGTGAAATAATCAGGAATCACCTCGCAAACCTTAACAAATACAGGGATCAGAGAGATAGGCCCGATCTTACTGTTGCTGAGAgtttgcagttgtatcttgacaCCAGATTTGAGCAACTGAAAGTTGCTACAGAGCTCGAGCTTTGGCAG GAGGCCTTTCGTTCTATTGAGGATATATTTGGATTGATGTGCATGGTTAAAAAAACACCTAAATCTTCGTTGATGGTTGTATACTATTCTAAGCTTTCAGAAATTTTCTGGATGTCATCCAACCATCTTTATCATGCTTATGCATGGCTTAAGCTTTTCTCACTTCAGAAAGGCTTTAACAAGAACCTGAATCACAAGGACCTGCAGATGATAGCTTCATCTGCTGTCCTAGCTGCACTCTCAGTAACCCCTTATGATCGCTCATATGGAGCGTCTCATTTGGAGCTTGGAAATGAGAAAGAACGAAATTTCAGAGTGGCAAACCTTATTGCATTTGATGTTGAGTCAAAACCAGAGAACAGAGAAGTG CTTTCCAGGTCCTCACTACTCTTGGATTTG GTGGCCAAAGGTGTTATGAACTGTGTAACTCAGGAAGTGAAGGATCTTTACCATATTTTGGAACATGAATTTCTCCCTTTACACCTCGCATTGCAAGTACAGCCCTTGCTAACAAAAATTTCAAAGCTTGGAGGTAAACTTGCTTCTGCTTCCTCTGTTCCAGAAGTACATCTGTCTCAGTATGTTCCTTCTCTGGAGAAGCTTGCTGCTCTTAGGTTGCTTCAGCGG GTCTCGCAAGTGTATCAAACTATGACCATTGATAACCTATCAAAGATAATTCCTTTCTTTGATTTCCCAATGGTGGAGAAGATCTCTGTTGATGCAGTCAAAAATAATTTCCTATCAATGAAAGTGAATTATAGGAAGGGTGCGATTTTCTTTGGTAATAAG AGCCTTGAATCAGAAGGCTTGCAAGATCACCTTTCCACTCTTGCTGAATCCCTTAGCAAGTCACGGGTCATGATCTACCCTCCTGGGAAGGGAACCCCAAAATTGGGGGAAACTCTTTCAGATTTAGTAGAAGTAGTTGAAAAAGAGCACAAACGTTTGCTTGCACGCAAGTCAATAATTGAAAAGCGCAAAGAAGAGCAAGAGCGTCAGCTGTTAGAGATG GAACGAGAGGAGGAGGCAAAGAGGCTTAAATTACAGAAAATAACTGAAGAGGCAGAGCAGAAAAGGCTTGCCATAGAATTTGAGcaaatgaagaatcaaagaatTCGCCGGGAAATAGAGGAACGTGAGCTTGAGGAAGCCCAAGCATTGCTTCAGGAAGCTGAAAAGCGAAGTAAGAAGAAAGGAAAGAAACCGGTCTTAGAGGGG GAAAAATTAACCAAGCAGACTTTGATGGAGCTAGCTGTTAGTGAGCAGCTCAGGGAGAAGCAAGAGATGGAGAAAAGGCTACAGAAGTTTGGAAAAACAATGGATTATTTAGAGAGAGCAAAAAGGGAAGAGGCTGCCCCGCTTATTGAAGCTACATTTCAGAAACGCTTAGAAGATGAGAAAGTTCACCATGAGCTTGAGCAGCAG CGAGAGGTTGACTTAAGTAGGCAACGCCATGCTGGAGACCTGGAGGAGAAAAGAAGGCTTGGCAGGATATTGGAGAACAAG AATATTTTCCAAGAACGAGTGCTAAATTGTAGGAAAGCTGAACGTGACAGAGTTAGGCAGGAAAGAGAAGAGACGATCAGCAACATTATCCAGTCGCGTAAAGAGGAAAGGGAAACTAAGAGGAAAATCATATATTTCCTGAGAACTGAAGAGGAAAGGCAGAGAAGAATGCGTGAAGAGGAGGAGGCTCGGAAGCTTGAAG AGATGGAGAGGCGAAAGAAAGAGGAAGCTGAACGAAAGGCTAAGTTGGATGAAATTGCTGAGAAGCAGAggcaaagagagagagagctggaagaaaaagaaaggcaGCGGAGGGAAGAGATCTTGGGGAGATCGGCTGCTGCTGTGCTACCCAAGACTGATCTTTCTGCTACACGCCCTGTGGAGGCACCACCAACTGCTGTttcagctgcagctgcagctacGCCTGCACCTGCGAAGTTTGTCCCGAGGTTCAGAAGAGTGGCTGCTGAGGGTGGTGGCCAGGCCCCGCCTCCAGCCACTGACAAATGGTCCAGTGGTAGCAGGATGGAACCTCCAGCTGGTGACAGGTGGCGCGATGATCGCaggcctgctgctgctgctggtgcgAGGACTTGGCTATCCTCTAGGGAGCAGGAAAGAAAGCGTTGA
- the LOC130995432 gene encoding uncharacterized aarF domain-containing protein kinase At5g05200, chloroplastic: MAGITVLRGAATVRAPVIHHAQLPASIRLSTRKLRYGPSKFSVLARYAQSQDFSTRLQDSMQNLPKLLEDIVQTSINTGPRGALRLAQGIQAVIGVGSEWVADASKAANSSSGLATDLQLGLLSPLYLRKLFERLGATYIKLGQFIASAPTLFPPEYVQEFQYCFDRAPTIPFQEIQAILRQELGRPIDTVFEFVDPTPVASASIAQVHGARIRGTREDVVIKVLKPGIEDILVADLNFVYIVARILEFLSPDLSRASLVAIVKDIRESMLEEVDFKKEATNVESFRRYLESMGLTRQATAPKVYQEYSTKRILTMERLYGVPLTDLNSINSLVPNPENSLITALNVWFGSLLACDTFHADVHAGNLWLLRDGRIGFLDFGIVGRISPKTWSAMEEFLASLATGEYESMASSLIDMGATSNNVDSKAFARDLEKIFSSIQDLDTEIIVAAAREANTNATAVAANVVVDERQMNALFLDLVRVSESYGLRFPREFALLMKQLLYFDRYTRLLAPNLNMLRDQRINIVSNKTTTF; encoded by the exons ATGGCCGGAATTACAGTGCTGAGGGGCGCCGCTACTGTCCGCGCACCTGTCATTCATCACGCTCAG TTACCAGCGTCCATACGCTTATCCACTAGGAAGCTCAGATATGGCCCTAGTAAATTTTCCGTTCTGGCGCGTTACGCGCAATCGCAGGATTTCTCCACCCGTCTTCAAG ATAGTATGCAGAACTTGCCCAAACTTCTGGAGGATATAGTCCAGACATCCATAAATACAGGTCCTCGTGGAGCTCTTAGGCTAGCTCAAGGTATCCAAGCAGTTATCGGTGTTGGCAGCGAGTGGGTAGCTGATGCTTCGAAG GCAGCAAATTCATCCAGCGGTTTAGCAACTGACTTGCAGCTTGGCTTATTGTCACCCCTTTATTTGAGGAAATTATTTGAACGTTTGGGGGCAACATATATTAAATTAGGTCAG TTCATAGCATCTGCACCAACTTTATTTCCTCCAGAATATGTCCAGGAGTTCCAATATTGTTTTGATAGAGCTCCTACAATTCCATTTCAAGAGATTCAAGCAATCCTTCGTCAGGAGTTAGGAAGGCCTATTGATACCGTCTTTGAATTTGTGGATCCTACTCCAGTAGCATCTGCTTCCATAGCCCAG GTGCATGGTGCCAGGATAAGGGGTACTCGAGAGGATGTGGTTATAAAGGTGCTAAAACCAGGGATAGAAGATATCTTGGTGGCAGATTTGAACTTTGTGTATATTGTTGCACGCATTTTGGAGTTTTTGAGTCCTGACCTTAGTCGAGCATCTCTG GTTGCTATTGTGAAAGATATTAGGGAGTCAATGCTGGAAGAAGTCGACTTTAAAAAGGAGGCTACAAATGTTGAGTCTTTCAGGAGATATTTGGAATCTATGGGACTTACGAGGCAAGCTACTGCTCCAAAAGTCTACCAAGAGTACAGTACTAAGCGGATTCTTACAATGGAGAGGCTTTATGGAGTCCCTCTCACAGACTTGAACTCCATAAACTCACTTGTCCCAAATCCTGAGAATAGTCTTATAACCGCCTTAAATGTCTG GTTTGGTAGCTTGCTTGCTTGCGATACCTTCCATGCAGACGTGCATGCAGGCAATCTGTGGTTGCTGCGTGATGGCCGCATTGGGTTCCTTGACTTTG GGATTGTTGGTCGGATTTCTCCGAAAACATGGTCCGCTATGGAAGAATTTCTGGCATCACTAGCAACTGGAGAATATGAATCCATGGCATCTTCATTGATTGATATGGGTGCTACGAGCAATAATGTAGATTCTAAGGCATTTGCAAGGGATCTTGAAAAGATATTCTCCTCCATACAG GATTTGGATACAGAGATCATTGTTGCTGCAGCAAGGGAAGCTAATACAAATGCAACTGCAGTTGCTGCGAATGTTGTTGTTGACGAGAGACAAATGAATGCCCTGTTTCTTGATTTG GTACGCGTAAGTGAATCATATGGTCTGAGATTTCCTCGAGAGTTTGCGCTTCTGATGAAGCAGCTTCTTTATTTCGACCGGTATACGCGACTCTTGGCTCCCAATTTGAACATGCTGCGTGATCAGAGGATCAATATCGTTTCCAACAAAACAACCACATTTTAG
- the LOC130995435 gene encoding uncharacterized protein LOC130995435, which yields MEALVCRNLGDPTVPPEGADGSALWLSRDHPIPQLKSRTSVRVRVKATSLNFANYLQVQGKYQEKPPLPFIPGSDYSGTVEAVGEAVTKFKIGDPVCSFAALGSFAQFIVADESELFLVPKGCDLVAVGAFPVAYGTSHVALVHRAQLRAGQVLMVLGAAGGVGVSAVQIGKIRGATVIGVARGSEKVQFLKSLGVDHVVDLSKEEMSESVKGFLKARKLKGVDVLYDPVGGKLTKESLKLLKWGAQILIIGFASGEVPLVPANIALVKNWTVHGLYWGSYRIHGPRVLEDSLNELLSWLADGLLTVKISHTFGLRHANLAFAALKNREAIGKVLIVFDEASPKL from the exons ATGGAAGCTTTAGTGTGCAGAAATCTTGGCGACCCGACGGTCCCGCCGGAGGGGGCTGATGGGTCGGCGCTGTGGCTCTCAAGGGATCACCCGATTCCCCAACTGAAGTCACGCACGTCTGTGCGAGTCCGAGTGAAAGCGACGAGCTTGAACTTCGCCAATTACCTCCAAGTCCAGGGCAAGTACCAAGAGAAGCCGCCCTTGCCCTTTATTCCGGGCTCTGATTACTCCGGCACCGTCGAAGCCGTCGGAGAAGCTGTCACTAAGTTCAAAATCGGGGACCCCGTTTGCTCCTTTGCCGCCCTCGGATCATTCGCCCAATTCATCGTCGCCGATGAATCCGAGCT ATTTTTGGTGCCTAAAGGGTGTGACTTGGTTGCCGTTGGTGCATTTCCGGTTGCATATGGTACATCTCATGTGGCACTTGTTCATCGAGCACAACTACGTGCTGGTCAG GTATTGATGGTTCTTGGTGCAGCTGGTGGAGTCGGTGTTTCTGCTGTACAAATTGGCAAGATCCGTGGCGCTACTGTTATAGGTGTTGCTAG GGGAAGTGAGAAGGTGCAGTTCCTCAAGTCATTGGGTGTTGATCATGTTGTAGACTTGAGCAAAGAGGAAATGAGTGAAAGTGTGAAGGGATTTCTCAAGGCTAGAAAGCTTAAAGGGGTGGATGTCCTGTACGATCCAGTGGGAGGGAAGCTGACGAAAGAGTCGCTCAAGTTGTTGAAATGGGGAGCACAAATCCTCATCATAGGGTTTGCAAGTGGGGAAGTACCACTAGTCCCAGCAAATATTGCTCTTGTTAAG AACTGGACAGTTCATGGACTCTACTGGGGGAGCTATAGAATACACGGGCCGCGTGTTCTGGAAGATTCGCTAAACGAACTGCTGTCCTGGCTGGCTGATGGCTTACTCACTGTCAAAATATCCCATACTTTCGGCCTCCGTCACGCAAATCTTGCTTTCGCTGCCCTCAAGAATAGAGAAGCAATTGGAAAGGTTTTGATTGTGTTTGATGAGGCCAGCCCCAAGTTGTAA